In a genomic window of Magnolia sinica isolate HGM2019 chromosome 14, MsV1, whole genome shotgun sequence:
- the LOC131225662 gene encoding translationally-controlled tumor protein homolog, with the protein MKRYIKLLTPKLEGEHQEQFKKNIEGATKFLLSKLKDLQLVEQGKHERSIKACLHLVVSLMHLLSILVIFHAGIANSRGY; encoded by the exons ATGAAGAGGTATATCAAGCTGTTGACTCCTAAGTTGGAGGGAGAGCATCAGGAACAATTTAAGAAGAACATTGAGGGAGCAACAAAGTTTCTACTTTCGAAGCTCAAGGACCTTCAATT GGTAGAGCAAGGGAAGCACGAGAGATCAATAAAAGCTTGCTTACACTTGGTCGTGTCATTAATGCACTTGTTGAGCATTCTGGTCATATTCCATGCAG GGATAGCAAATTCACGAGGTTACTGA